Proteins co-encoded in one Ruegeria sp. HKCCD4315 genomic window:
- a CDS encoding autoinducer binding domain-containing protein, giving the protein MEIVDLSTLPDSEVRYTEFLRQICDKHEMDHAAYAGMNPAAGSVAGFVTYDDEWTEHYQNQGLIMIDPTIHMARRSIAPVDWSRLERSPDFQRVFRDAHDFGLPSQGVTIPVRGPYGDIGLLSATRDCSKEEWRKLYTHVISDLQSMAVHIHDNVVSSDQLTSALYHPTLSTREAEILQWVAAGKSQQDIGDILSISHRTVEVHLRSSREKLSALTTPQAVGRAIAIGLITPG; this is encoded by the coding sequence ATGGAAATTGTCGATCTGAGCACTCTGCCGGATTCAGAAGTTCGCTACACCGAATTTCTAAGGCAAATCTGTGACAAGCATGAAATGGACCATGCTGCTTATGCAGGCATGAACCCTGCCGCTGGATCTGTGGCTGGCTTTGTCACGTATGACGATGAGTGGACAGAGCATTACCAGAACCAGGGTCTGATCATGATCGACCCAACCATCCACATGGCACGCCGCAGCATTGCTCCGGTGGATTGGAGCCGCCTTGAACGCAGCCCCGATTTCCAGCGTGTTTTCCGAGACGCTCATGATTTTGGCCTGCCCAGTCAAGGTGTTACGATTCCTGTGCGCGGTCCTTACGGCGATATCGGGCTGCTCAGTGCAACCCGCGACTGCAGTAAGGAAGAGTGGCGCAAGCTCTACACCCACGTGATAAGCGACCTGCAATCCATGGCAGTACACATTCACGACAACGTCGTTTCGTCGGATCAGCTGACCAGCGCGCTCTACCATCCAACCCTGTCGACCCGAGAAGCAGAGATCCTGCAATGGGTCGCAGCTGGCAAATCTCAGCAGGACATCGGCGATATTTTGTCGATTTCGCACCGGACCGTCGAAGTACACTTGCGTTCGAGTCGGGAAAAGCTTAGTGCCCTGACCACCCCGCAGGCTGTTGGACGCGCGATTGCGATTGGGCTAATTACCCCAGGTTAA
- a CDS encoding lytic transglycosylase domain-containing protein, translating to MMPVFPRRSFLALLLTTPLLACGGGEVSKADTTQFNPPLYPNETPELRASINKWADHYELPRELVHKLAIRESTHRPWAVNRPYYGLLQILPATARSMGYKGNAEGLLNADTNLEFAGKYLRGAWLLSDGDQQRAIFLYAKGYWPEAKARGLLVETGLKPAP from the coding sequence ATGATGCCCGTTTTCCCCCGCCGCAGCTTCCTTGCCCTGTTGCTCACAACTCCGCTGCTTGCATGCGGTGGAGGTGAAGTCTCCAAAGCCGACACCACTCAATTCAATCCGCCCCTCTATCCAAATGAGACGCCGGAACTCAGAGCCTCGATCAACAAATGGGCTGATCACTACGAGCTTCCGCGCGAGCTTGTCCACAAGCTGGCTATTCGCGAAAGCACACACCGCCCTTGGGCCGTGAACCGCCCCTACTATGGGCTGCTACAGATCCTTCCAGCCACCGCACGATCGATGGGGTACAAAGGTAACGCCGAGGGACTATTAAATGCGGACACCAACCTGGAATTCGCGGGCAAGTACTTGCGCGGAGCATGGCTGCTGTCCGACGGAGACCAGCAACGCGCGATCTTTTTGTATGCGAAAGGGTATTGGCCCGAAGCCAAAGCACGGGGATTGTTGGTAGAAACCGGGCTCAAACCCGCACCTTGA
- the rplI gene encoding 50S ribosomal protein L9, producing MQVILLERVAKLGQMGDVVDVKPGYARNFLLPQGKALSASESNIASFEAQKAQLEARNLETKKEAEALAEKLDGQQFIVIRSASDAGALYGSVTPRDAADAATEAGFTVDKKQVVLVAPIKELGLHSVAVRLHPEVEVEIKMNVARSEEEAELQASGKSIQELAAEEEAAAEFEIAELFDDIGSAASEDDDLAAEAAPVEEDEAKA from the coding sequence ATGCAAGTTATCCTTCTGGAACGCGTTGCGAAACTGGGTCAGATGGGCGACGTCGTTGACGTCAAGCCCGGCTACGCCCGCAACTTCCTGCTGCCCCAAGGCAAAGCCCTGAGTGCATCCGAGTCGAACATTGCCTCGTTCGAAGCTCAGAAAGCGCAGCTGGAAGCCCGCAACCTGGAAACCAAGAAAGAAGCTGAAGCACTGGCTGAAAAGCTGGACGGTCAGCAGTTCATCGTGATTCGCTCGGCATCGGATGCTGGCGCTCTGTACGGCTCGGTCACCCCGCGTGACGCCGCGGACGCTGCAACCGAAGCAGGCTTCACAGTCGACAAGAAACAGGTCGTTCTGGTCGCTCCGATCAAAGAACTGGGTCTGCACTCTGTTGCTGTCCGCCTGCACCCCGAGGTCGAAGTTGAGATCAAGATGAATGTTGCCCGTTCGGAAGAAGAAGCCGAATTGCAGGCATCTGGCAAATCGATTCAGGAACTGGCTGCTGAAGAAGAAGCCGCCGCTGAATTCGAAATCGCCGAACTGTTCGACGACATCGGCTCGGCCGCATCGGAAGACGATGACCTGGCTGCCGAAGCTGCTCCGGTTGAGGAAGACGAAGCCAAAGCCTGA
- the rpsR gene encoding 30S ribosomal protein S18 has product MAAKPFFRRRKVCPFSGENAPKIDYKDTRLLQRYISERGKIVPSRITAVSAKKQRELARAIKRARFLALLPYAVK; this is encoded by the coding sequence ATGGCCGCAAAACCATTTTTCCGCCGTCGTAAGGTCTGCCCGTTCTCGGGTGAGAACGCGCCGAAAATCGACTACAAGGACACCCGTCTGCTGCAGCGCTACATCTCTGAGCGCGGCAAGATTGTTCCTTCGCGCATCACCGCCGTTTCGGCGAAAAAGCAGCGTGAACTGGCTCGTGCTATCAAGCGCGCCCGCTTCCTCGCCCTGCTGCCCTACGCCGTGAAGTAA
- the rpsF gene encoding 30S ribosomal protein S6: MPLYEHVMIARQDLSNAQAESLVEHFGTVLADNGGSLVDSEYWGVKTMAYKINKNRKGHYAFLKTDAPSGAVQEMERLMRLHDDVMRVLTIKVDGHEDGPSVQMQKRDERGDRRERR, from the coding sequence ATGCCACTGTATGAGCATGTAATGATCGCGCGTCAGGACCTGTCCAACGCGCAGGCGGAAAGCCTCGTTGAACACTTTGGCACCGTACTGGCGGACAACGGCGGCAGCCTTGTCGACAGCGAGTACTGGGGCGTCAAGACGATGGCCTATAAGATCAACAAGAACCGCAAAGGCCACTATGCCTTCCTGAAGACCGATGCCCCCTCGGGTGCGGTTCAGGAAATGGAACGCCTGATGCGCCTGCATGACGATGTCATGCGCGTTTTGACCATCAAGGTCGACGGTCACGAAGATGGCCCGTCGGTTCAGATGCAGAAGCGTGACGAGCGTGGCGACCGCCGCGAGCGCCGTTGA
- a CDS encoding YceI family protein, with protein MKSILLAAALAVSATAAFASAEKYVLDPSHSQVIFNYDHLGFSTTYGMFSGFEGEIMFDQENPAASSVTVSMPVMEMFTGWKPREDHFMTEDFFGAAEGDLITFVSTGIEVTGDDTANITGDLTMNGVTKSVVLDAKLNKVDNHPMANKPWAGFNATTTLVRSEFDLGQFAPFVSDEVQIQISVEAQKAE; from the coding sequence ATGAAATCCATCCTTCTTGCTGCGGCTTTGGCCGTTTCGGCAACTGCTGCATTTGCCAGTGCCGAGAAATATGTACTGGACCCCAGCCACAGCCAGGTCATCTTCAACTATGATCACCTTGGCTTTTCGACCACTTACGGCATGTTCTCGGGCTTTGAGGGCGAGATCATGTTCGATCAGGAAAACCCGGCGGCATCCAGCGTTACGGTTTCAATGCCGGTTATGGAGATGTTCACAGGATGGAAGCCTCGGGAAGACCACTTCATGACCGAAGACTTCTTTGGCGCTGCCGAGGGTGATCTGATCACTTTCGTCTCGACCGGGATCGAGGTGACGGGTGATGATACCGCCAATATCACCGGCGACCTGACCATGAATGGCGTAACCAAATCGGTTGTTCTGGATGCCAAGTTGAACAAAGTGGACAATCACCCGATGGCCAACAAGCCTTGGGCAGGTTTCAACGCGACCACAACGCTGGTTCGCAGTGAATTTGACCTGGGACAATTTGCACCGTTCGTAAGCGACGAAGTGCAGATTCAGATCTCGGTTGAGGCTCAAAAGGCTGAGTAA
- a CDS encoding cytochrome b/b6 domain-containing protein — protein sequence MAATNSFSSYGSVAKTFHWLTALLILTALPLGWIADNLAYAVLHADTAPTEAQIARAARVFSLHKTVGIAVFFVALARILWAFTQTKPGLLNADNKPEAFAAETVHWLLYGSLVLVPLSGWIHHAATEGFAPILWPFGQNLPFVPKSEAVAEMTGVLHWLFMWVLVGSLALHIVGALKHHVIDKDSTLRRMLPGHSDAPEPPHQHHSLVPALAAVAVWGMVLTGGWVTGEFAREADDADIELAEVQSDWQVQTGALSITISQLGSPVTGSFADWTAAITFDEPAQVGPAGSVDVNIAIGSLSLGSVTDQAMGSDFFDTSQFPTAQFTADLFKTETGYEARGPLTIRDKTMDIVLPFSLELQGDTATMLGSVELNRLDFNVGTSQPTEESLGFAVSVSVDLTASRSH from the coding sequence ATGGCCGCGACCAATTCATTTTCCAGTTACGGAAGCGTTGCAAAGACGTTTCACTGGCTCACAGCCCTTCTGATCCTGACAGCCCTGCCGCTTGGCTGGATCGCAGATAACTTGGCATACGCGGTTCTTCACGCAGACACCGCCCCAACCGAGGCCCAGATCGCCCGCGCCGCGCGCGTCTTTTCGCTGCATAAAACTGTAGGGATCGCTGTCTTCTTCGTGGCATTGGCGCGCATTTTGTGGGCTTTCACACAAACAAAACCCGGCTTGTTAAATGCAGACAACAAGCCCGAGGCCTTTGCAGCTGAAACCGTTCATTGGCTTCTATACGGTTCGCTGGTCCTTGTTCCACTCAGCGGTTGGATCCACCACGCCGCGACAGAAGGGTTCGCACCGATCCTCTGGCCTTTTGGGCAAAACCTGCCGTTTGTTCCCAAGTCCGAAGCCGTGGCCGAGATGACCGGAGTCCTTCACTGGCTGTTCATGTGGGTTCTGGTGGGTTCATTGGCGCTGCACATTGTTGGCGCGCTGAAACATCACGTCATCGACAAGGACAGTACATTGCGAAGAATGCTGCCTGGTCATTCGGACGCACCAGAACCGCCGCATCAACACCATTCACTTGTCCCTGCGCTTGCTGCCGTGGCGGTTTGGGGCATGGTTCTGACTGGCGGCTGGGTCACAGGTGAATTCGCACGCGAGGCCGACGATGCCGACATCGAACTCGCCGAAGTTCAATCTGACTGGCAAGTGCAGACCGGGGCCTTGTCGATAACAATCTCTCAGTTGGGCAGCCCGGTCACCGGATCTTTTGCCGACTGGACCGCTGCCATCACCTTCGACGAACCTGCACAAGTCGGCCCTGCGGGATCTGTGGACGTTAACATAGCCATTGGCTCTCTGAGCCTTGGTTCGGTCACCGATCAGGCCATGGGTTCCGATTTCTTTGACACATCACAATTCCCTACGGCGCAGTTCACCGCAGATTTGTTCAAGACCGAAACCGGGTACGAAGCCCGTGGCCCGCTGACCATCCGCGACAAAACAATGGATATCGTTCTGCCGTTTTCCCTGGAGCTTCAGGGCGATACGGCCACCATGTTGGGTTCTGTTGAACTCAACCGGTTGGATTTCAACGTCGGCACGTCACAGCCGACCGAAGAGTCCCTGGGCTTTGCCGTCTCTGTTTCTGTCGACCTGACCGCCAGCCGCAGTCATTAA
- the fabD gene encoding ACP S-malonyltransferase translates to MTLAFVFPGQGAQTIGMGKALAEAYPAAQAIFDEVDDALGEKLSSLIWEGDIAELTLTQNAQPALMATSMAAMRALEAEGVSISKAAFVAGHSLGEYSALAAAGTLSVADTARLLRTRGQAMQSAVPVGEGAMAAILGLDLDAVRSVAEEAAQGEVCQAANDNDPTQVVVSGSKAAVERAAEIAKEKGAKRAVMLPVSAPFHCALMQPAADVMAEALAAVEIKAPAVPLVANVRAEAVSDPDLIRQLLVEQVTGSVRWRESVQFMAAQGVTETWEIGAGKALSGMIRKIDRAIAGKAVGTPEDVQKALQAES, encoded by the coding sequence ATGACACTCGCGTTCGTTTTTCCAGGGCAGGGCGCCCAGACAATCGGTATGGGCAAAGCTTTGGCCGAGGCTTATCCGGCGGCGCAAGCCATCTTTGATGAGGTGGACGACGCTCTGGGTGAGAAACTGAGCAGCCTTATCTGGGAAGGCGACATTGCTGAGTTGACGCTGACACAAAATGCGCAGCCCGCATTGATGGCGACGTCAATGGCCGCAATGCGCGCCTTGGAGGCCGAGGGTGTTTCGATCAGCAAAGCCGCATTTGTGGCGGGGCACTCGCTTGGTGAGTATTCCGCTTTGGCCGCTGCTGGAACGTTGTCTGTCGCTGACACCGCGCGCCTGTTGCGCACGCGCGGGCAAGCCATGCAAAGCGCTGTGCCTGTGGGCGAGGGCGCGATGGCTGCCATTCTTGGCTTGGATCTTGACGCCGTGCGCTCTGTTGCTGAAGAGGCCGCGCAGGGCGAAGTGTGTCAGGCGGCAAATGACAACGATCCAACCCAAGTTGTCGTGTCCGGTTCAAAAGCCGCTGTCGAGCGCGCTGCCGAGATTGCCAAGGAAAAAGGTGCAAAACGGGCTGTTATGTTGCCCGTAAGTGCTCCATTTCACTGTGCGCTGATGCAACCTGCTGCAGATGTAATGGCGGAAGCCCTTGCTGCGGTCGAAATCAAGGCACCCGCTGTGCCCCTGGTGGCGAACGTACGCGCCGAGGCGGTCAGTGATCCGGATTTGATCCGGCAGTTGCTTGTCGAACAGGTGACTGGGTCGGTCCGCTGGCGCGAGAGTGTGCAGTTCATGGCGGCGCAGGGTGTGACTGAGACATGGGAGATCGGCGCAGGCAAAGCGCTGTCTGGTATGATCCGCAAGATCGACCGTGCCATTGCAGGCAAAGCTGTGGGCACGCCGGAAGATGTTCAAAAGGCCCTTCAGGCCGAATCGTAA
- the fabG gene encoding 3-oxoacyl-[acyl-carrier-protein] reductase produces MFDLTGKNALITGASGGIGGDIARALHGAGATVGLSGTRVEPLQALADDLGERAHVLPCNLSDPEAVEALPKQAAAAMGSVDILVNNAGITRDNLFMRMSDEEWQNVIDVNMTSTMKLCKGVIRGMMKSRWGRIVNVSSVVAAIGNPGQANYAASKAGMIGFSKALAHEVATRGITVNAVAPGFITTAMTEKLTEEQKKGLLVKVPAGRMGDPKEIAAAVLYLASPEAGYVTGSTLHVNGGMAML; encoded by the coding sequence ATGTTTGATTTGACAGGTAAGAATGCGCTGATCACCGGTGCATCGGGTGGTATCGGTGGCGACATTGCGCGTGCACTGCACGGGGCGGGTGCAACGGTTGGATTGTCCGGTACGCGAGTCGAACCACTGCAAGCCCTGGCAGATGATCTGGGCGAGCGCGCGCATGTGCTGCCCTGCAATCTGAGCGATCCGGAAGCCGTGGAGGCGTTGCCAAAGCAGGCGGCCGCGGCGATGGGATCGGTGGACATTCTGGTCAACAACGCCGGAATCACACGCGACAACCTGTTCATGCGCATGTCCGACGAAGAATGGCAGAACGTTATTGACGTGAACATGACCTCGACCATGAAACTGTGCAAAGGCGTGATCCGGGGCATGATGAAATCGCGCTGGGGCCGGATCGTGAATGTCTCGTCCGTGGTGGCTGCAATCGGCAACCCTGGGCAGGCGAACTATGCGGCATCAAAAGCCGGAATGATCGGCTTTTCCAAGGCCTTGGCCCACGAAGTTGCAACGCGTGGGATCACAGTGAACGCTGTGGCACCGGGATTCATCACGACGGCTATGACCGAGAAACTGACCGAGGAACAGAAAAAGGGTCTGTTGGTCAAAGTTCCTGCGGGTCGCATGGGCGATCCTAAAGAAATTGCTGCGGCTGTTTTGTACCTTGCAAGCCCCGAGGCGGGTTATGTCACTGGAAGTACCTTGCATGTGAACGGCGGTATGGCCATGTTGTGA
- a CDS encoding acyl carrier protein: MSDVADRVKKIVVEHLGVEEDKVVENASFIDDLGADSLDTVELVMAFEEEFGIEIPDDAAETIQTFGDAVKFISEAS, translated from the coding sequence ATGAGCGACGTCGCAGATCGCGTTAAGAAGATCGTTGTTGAGCACCTGGGTGTTGAAGAAGACAAAGTCGTGGAAAACGCGTCTTTCATCGACGATCTGGGCGCAGACAGCCTGGACACCGTTGAGCTGGTTATGGCGTTCGAAGAAGAGTTCGGCATCGAGATTCCCGATGACGCAGCCGAAACCATCCAGACCTTCGGCGACGCGGTCAAGTTCATCAGCGAAGCGTCCTAA
- a CDS encoding GNAT family N-acetyltransferase encodes MIRSTPMINTARLTLCAMRPEDFERFAEIWRDPCVVQHIGGTPRSRGEAWDSFLRNAGHWQMAGFGQWGVMQQSTRTLIGQAGFFYGNRRLGEDFDGFPEAGWILAPEAQGQGLGYEAAKAAHDWFDRVIPGPLVAMVNASNLSSQKLAKKLGYVLMREGVYNETPVHLLRRNGPPARA; translated from the coding sequence ATGATAAGATCCACTCCAATGATAAATACCGCGCGTTTGACGCTCTGCGCCATGCGCCCGGAGGATTTTGAACGGTTCGCTGAAATATGGCGTGACCCGTGTGTCGTGCAGCACATTGGCGGTACGCCCCGATCGCGAGGCGAAGCTTGGGACTCTTTTCTGCGCAATGCCGGGCACTGGCAAATGGCCGGATTTGGCCAATGGGGCGTGATGCAGCAATCGACGCGCACGCTGATTGGGCAGGCGGGGTTCTTTTATGGCAACCGACGTTTGGGCGAGGATTTTGATGGCTTCCCCGAAGCAGGTTGGATTTTGGCCCCCGAGGCACAGGGTCAAGGGTTGGGGTATGAGGCGGCCAAGGCGGCTCATGACTGGTTCGACCGTGTGATTCCGGGGCCTTTGGTGGCGATGGTAAACGCATCCAATTTGTCGTCCCAGAAGCTGGCCAAAAAGCTGGGCTATGTTTTGATGCGCGAAGGGGTGTATAATGAAACCCCGGTTCATTTGTTGCGGCGCAACGGACCACCCGCCCGCGCGTAA
- a CDS encoding HisA/HisF-related TIM barrel protein, whose amino-acid sequence MRIYPTMELQNGRCVTLDKGRLDNAMIWHVNPVETARSWAEAGAEWMHLTDFDAIEGKDTNVELVEEIIRGAEIPVQLAGGMRTREQVEHWIDKGVGRVVIGTLAALEPNLVKELAKLYPDQIVLSVDVWQGYVMTDGWRNQSAFTPEAFIDAFEGVPFAAIVVTDIDSDMKDVDAQLGLISGIAGHSRTPVIASGVVRTADDISRLAYIPNISGAIVGRALFRKSLELSDALEMAKAAHEPVAQFQ is encoded by the coding sequence ATGAGGATTTACCCCACGATGGAACTGCAGAATGGCCGGTGTGTCACGCTGGACAAAGGCCGTCTGGATAACGCGATGATCTGGCACGTGAATCCGGTTGAAACCGCGCGGAGCTGGGCTGAGGCGGGTGCCGAATGGATGCATCTGACCGATTTCGACGCGATTGAAGGCAAAGATACCAACGTCGAACTGGTCGAGGAAATCATTCGCGGAGCAGAGATTCCTGTGCAACTGGCCGGTGGTATGCGCACGCGGGAACAGGTGGAGCATTGGATCGACAAAGGCGTAGGGCGCGTTGTCATCGGCACTTTGGCCGCGCTGGAGCCGAATCTGGTCAAGGAACTTGCCAAGCTGTACCCAGACCAAATCGTGCTGTCTGTCGATGTCTGGCAGGGGTATGTCATGACCGATGGTTGGCGCAACCAGAGCGCGTTCACACCCGAAGCATTCATTGACGCATTCGAAGGCGTACCATTTGCTGCGATTGTCGTGACAGATATCGACAGTGACATGAAAGATGTAGACGCTCAGCTTGGTCTGATTTCCGGAATCGCCGGGCATTCGAGGACCCCGGTGATTGCGAGCGGTGTTGTGCGCACGGCGGACGATATTTCCCGTCTGGCTTATATTCCGAATATCTCGGGCGCAATTGTCGGGCGGGCGCTGTTCCGTAAGTCGCTTGAGTTGTCAGATGCTCTGGAGATGGCTAAGGCCGCACACGAGCCAGTGGCGCAGTTCCAGTAA
- the fabF gene encoding beta-ketoacyl-ACP synthase II, protein MRRVVVTGLGLVTPLASGVEETWSRLLDGESGAGPITHFDAVGSGVTTTYACEVPRGDGTDGTFNPDDWMPPKEQRKIEDFILYSIAAAEMACKDANWLPEDEEDRLRTGVLIGSGIGGLGSIANTANLIRDKGPRRVSPFFIPGALINLASGQVSIRHGFKGPNHSVVTACSTGAHAIGDASRIIRAGDADVMVAGGGEGCICEIGIAGFNACKALSTKYADDPKKASRPYDVDRDGFVMGEGAGIVVLEDYEHAKARGAKIYAEVLGYGMSGDAYHITAPSEDGDGAERSMKAALRSAGLEPKDLDYINAHGTSTMADTIELGAVERLLGDHASNATMTSTKSATGHLLGAAGAIEAIFSILAIRDQVAPPTINLDNPAVETPIDLAPNAKREREINVALSNSFGFGGTNASVIFGKVS, encoded by the coding sequence ATGCGCAGAGTCGTTGTAACCGGTCTTGGATTGGTCACTCCTTTGGCCAGCGGGGTCGAGGAAACATGGTCGCGGTTGCTGGACGGGGAATCCGGCGCAGGCCCCATCACGCACTTTGATGCGGTCGGCAGCGGGGTCACAACGACCTATGCCTGCGAGGTGCCGCGCGGGGATGGAACCGACGGAACGTTCAATCCCGATGATTGGATGCCGCCGAAAGAACAGCGCAAGATCGAAGACTTCATCCTGTATTCGATTGCGGCTGCGGAAATGGCCTGCAAGGACGCGAACTGGTTGCCGGAGGATGAGGAAGACCGTCTGCGGACAGGTGTTCTGATTGGTTCGGGTATCGGGGGGCTGGGCTCGATTGCCAATACAGCCAATCTGATCCGCGACAAGGGTCCGCGTCGGGTGTCGCCGTTCTTTATTCCGGGTGCTCTGATCAATCTGGCCTCGGGTCAGGTGTCTATCCGCCACGGGTTCAAGGGACCGAACCACTCTGTTGTGACGGCATGTTCGACTGGTGCCCATGCAATTGGCGATGCCAGCCGGATTATCCGCGCTGGTGATGCGGATGTCATGGTTGCAGGTGGCGGCGAAGGCTGCATCTGCGAGATCGGGATTGCAGGTTTCAACGCCTGTAAGGCTTTGTCGACGAAATATGCAGACGACCCGAAGAAAGCCAGCCGTCCCTATGATGTCGACCGTGACGGGTTCGTCATGGGTGAGGGCGCGGGCATCGTGGTTCTGGAAGACTACGAACACGCCAAGGCGCGTGGAGCGAAGATTTATGCCGAGGTTCTGGGCTATGGCATGTCGGGTGATGCCTATCACATCACCGCGCCGTCAGAGGATGGCGATGGGGCCGAACGTTCGATGAAGGCCGCGCTGCGCAGTGCCGGGCTGGAGCCGAAAGATCTGGACTACATCAACGCGCATGGCACCTCGACCATGGCGGATACGATTGAGTTGGGTGCTGTGGAACGCCTGCTGGGCGATCATGCGTCAAACGCCACAATGACCTCGACGAAGTCGGCCACCGGGCACTTGCTGGGGGCTGCGGGCGCGATTGAAGCGATCTTCTCGATCCTGGCGATCCGGGATCAGGTGGCGCCGCCGACGATCAACTTGGACAACCCGGCTGTCGAAACACCGATTGATCTGGCACCGAATGCCAAGCGCGAGCGCGAGATCAACGTGGCTCTGTCAAACTCGTTTGGGTTTGGCGGTACCAATGCCAGCGTGATCTTTGGAAAGGTCAGCTAA
- the mltG gene encoding endolytic transglycosylase MltG — protein MWRAIASNALTMLVVGLFLMGGLILWGQSQYKAEGPLETAICLQVRSGSNMTRVSQELEDQGAIRNATLFRMAADYTDRAQQLKAGSFLVREGASMEQIIAEITSSGASTCGSEIEYRIGVTRAQTRVRELNPATLDFDEIASFDALEEEAPAAYTEKRSEADTRYRVSLAEGVTSWQVVEALKSFEALTGEVTEIPAEGMLAPDSYDVVAGQDRNDVLKAMQDKQQLRINAAWENRQDGLPLESPEEMLILASIIEKETGVPEERGQVASVFVNRLNQGMRLQTDPTVIYGVTKGQGTLGRGLRRSELNRPTPWNTYQIDGLPPTPIANPGLASLEAAVAPDDTSFVFFVADGTGGHAFAETLQEHNRNVAKWREIEAERNSGN, from the coding sequence ATGTGGCGGGCCATTGCTTCGAATGCGCTGACCATGTTGGTGGTCGGCCTGTTCCTGATGGGCGGACTGATCCTTTGGGGGCAATCTCAGTACAAAGCGGAAGGCCCGCTTGAAACCGCTATCTGCCTACAAGTCAGAAGCGGGTCGAATATGACGCGTGTTAGTCAGGAACTGGAAGATCAGGGCGCGATCCGCAATGCAACATTGTTCCGTATGGCTGCGGATTATACGGACCGCGCACAGCAGCTGAAAGCCGGTAGCTTTCTGGTACGCGAAGGTGCGTCGATGGAGCAGATCATTGCCGAGATCACCAGCAGCGGGGCCAGCACGTGTGGATCCGAGATCGAATACCGCATCGGCGTGACCCGTGCCCAGACACGGGTACGCGAGTTGAACCCGGCGACGTTGGATTTTGATGAAATCGCGTCTTTTGATGCTTTGGAGGAAGAGGCCCCAGCAGCCTATACCGAAAAGCGTAGTGAAGCGGACACTCGGTATCGCGTATCCTTGGCCGAAGGCGTGACCTCATGGCAGGTGGTTGAAGCGTTGAAGTCCTTTGAGGCGCTGACCGGAGAAGTGACTGAGATCCCGGCTGAGGGTATGTTGGCCCCGGACAGCTATGATGTTGTGGCTGGTCAGGACCGCAATGATGTCCTGAAGGCTATGCAAGACAAACAGCAGCTTCGAATCAACGCGGCCTGGGAAAACCGTCAGGATGGCTTGCCGTTGGAAAGCCCCGAAGAGATGCTGATCCTTGCTTCGATCATCGAAAAGGAAACCGGAGTTCCCGAAGAGCGCGGACAAGTAGCCAGCGTGTTCGTGAACCGCCTGAATCAAGGGATGCGGTTGCAGACGGACCCGACAGTCATCTATGGCGTGACCAAGGGGCAAGGCACTTTGGGTCGGGGTCTGCGGCGCAGTGAGTTGAACCGCCCAACGCCGTGGAACACGTATCAGATCGATGGGTTGCCGCCGACCCCGATTGCGAACCCCGGTTTAGCAAGTCTTGAGGCCGCCGTTGCGCCGGATGACACCAGCTTTGTGTTCTTTGTGGCCGATGGCACGGGCGGTCATGCCTTTGCAGAGACATTGCAGGAGCACAATCGTAACGTAGCCAAGTGGCGCGAGATTGAAGCTGAACGGAACTCGGGAAACTAG